The Oxyura jamaicensis isolate SHBP4307 breed ruddy duck chromosome Z, BPBGC_Ojam_1.0, whole genome shotgun sequence genome window below encodes:
- the KIF27 gene encoding kinesin-like protein KIF27 isoform X8, whose translation MESGMEEIPVKVAIRVRPLLSKEVLHNHQVCVRLVPNTQQIIIGKDRVFTFDFVFGKNSTQEEVYTVCIKPLLVSLTEGYNATVFAYGQTGSGKTYTIGGGHIASVSEDEKGIIPRAIQELFQHISENHNVDFRVKVSYIEVYKEELRDLLELETSVKDLHIREDEKGNTVFEVIVGAKEFQVECADEVMSLLESGNAARHTGTTQMNEHSSRSHAIFTISICQKQSAESQKNGDVPQDSSWKSVQMIASKFHFVDLAGSERVTKTGNTGERFKESIQINSGLLALGNVISALGDPKRKSVHIPYRDAKITRILKDSLGGNAKTVMITCISPSSSDFDESLNSLKYANRAKNIRNKPVVNYNPDQDRIDEMELEIRLLREALQNQQVSNQCSHDLNQERTRISSLEEQLTRLQVQCFSYRNCLDEAFPFLVDLNDDVSLKRSHRDRLQSWINMVQEVMKEALTVQQIDAGTGTTQEPHHITILQLKRELKKCQQALAMDEEVFSQKDHELKILQNQIKTLIQENEEQLESLKKAQETHRLQNEKMVEQQILIDQLKEKLEKFMVVKTLDFSSACGDEPAVMASARRPYSVPLTKSLLHSLHPSSGTETRKVYTSPPAFSLARMMAGFRARSQMLLSYIEDQDEVLHCHLSDQSDEDKENTDSKKHSINQTWTRKQASLCFPFELSDMKCQVDKSSLCNKSVLRTDTATGEEIDCLQKSHVFNMQKLKNSELRLTEAKQKMRELALNIKMKEELIKELVRTVQLISSWTCVCHTMSGIGEKIRHCAGNACIPIIAVEKQESEVDEGKGKDAQSVSRQYSLKITKLEQESEQAKMELAETQKQLQELENKELRDIPEKAKLQKEFRKKMDAAKLKVQALQKKKQDTKNLASLSNQSEKRAIELEQNVAQMKHQQTLLEKRLRDESEKKKQLEAEIQRDQLQIKELQLKMEQQQKILKLKDREIAAFKKKNISVGTLQKSEALNKDSMKLSTRLSMLDQELCDKGMQLQDSATEDKTDILEKIQVLQKERDQLLRRRNSVDEKLKEGKVLSAEEEHVLFQLEEGIEALEAAIDYKNESIQSRQYLLRSSSQILSQSEDNVIGKLVSLSADELRAILFKYFNKIVGLRESERKLQLQTEEQEMKVIDQENIIRELESALEHIKLQCDRQLTLQHREHEKKLQLILHHFKEQDGEGIAETLKEYEVKVQQLEKDLFFYKKTSRELKKKLKGFFGESSHQLMAPTKCNNAGDRASGQDESQAASEEFKLTHNPETNSQAGKIKEADRTNILRARQNSCKLGEDISEFGCNKECLSSTSDDRIGRDEAQPPKSHPQLPSVTHRRETITQFQGVTSVKLSRRELRHIPPSELSLRRSSLGAGVSFIAPDSIEMDKKSSITKT comes from the exons ATGGAGTCCGGCATGGAGGAGATCCCAGTTAAAGTTGCAATAAGGGTCAGACCTCTGCTTTCCAAGGAAGTACTTCATAACCACCAAGTGTGCGTGAGATTAGTCCCAAATACACAACAAATTATCATTGGGAAAGACCGTGTCTTCACTTTCGATTTTGTATTTGGCAAAAACTCAACCCAGGAAGAAGTTTATACAGTTTGCATTAAACCTCTTCTAGTGTCTTTGACTGAGGGATATAATGCTACAGTATTTGCATACGGACAGACAGGTTCTGGGAAGACATACACCATTGGAGGTGGTCACATTG CATCAGTTTCAGAGGATGAAAAGGGCATAATCCCACGGGCTATTCAGGAGTTATTTCAGCATATTTCTGAAAACCATAATGTTGATTTCCGTGTGAAAGTATCTTATATAGAAGTTTACAAGGAAGAACTTCGAGATTTATTGGAGTTGGAGACCTCTGTAAAAGATTTACACATCCGAGAAGATGAAAAGGGAAATACAG tgtttgaAGTGATTGTTGGTGCTAAGGAATTCCAAGTAGAATGTGCAGATGAAGTGATGAGCCTGTTGGAAAGTGGCAATGCAGCTCGTCACACAGGCACAACACAAATGAATGAACACTCTAGTCGATCGCATGCTATTTTTACTATCAGTATTTGCCAGAAACAATCTGCAGAGTCTCAAAAAAATGGTGATGTTCCCCAGGATTCATCTTGGAAATCAGTCCAGATGATTGCTTCAAAGTTCCATTTTGTGGATTTGGCAGGATCAGAGAGGGTGACAAAGACTGGAAATACTGGTGAACGGTTCAAAGAATCAATTCAGATCAATAGTGGTTTGTTGGCCTTGGGAAATGTCATCAGCGCCCTTGGAGACCCAAAAAGGAAAAGCGTACATATTCCATACAGGGATGCTAAAATCACTCGCATTCTGAAAGACTCCCTAGGAGGAAATGCCAAGACTGTCATGATAACATGTATAAGTCCATCCTCATCAGACTTTGATGAATCTTTAAATTCGCTCAAATATGCAAACAGAGCcaaaaacattagaaataaacCAGTTGTAAACTACAACCCTGATCAAGACCGGATTGATGAAATGGAACTTGAAATCAGATTGCTCCGAGAAGCTTTGCAGAACCAACAAGTCAGTAATCAGTGTTCACATGACTTAAACCAAGAAAGAACCCGAATCAGTTCACTAGAAGAACAGCTCACCCGGCTCCAAGttcagtgcttcagctacaGAAACTGTTTAGACGAAGCCTTCCCATTCCTGGTTGATTTGAATGATGATGTTAGCTTAAAAAGAAGTCATCGGGACAGGTTGCAGAGTTGGATCAACATGGTACAGGAAGTAATGAAGGAAGCTCTCACCGTTCAGCAAATTGACGCTGGGACCGGGACCACTCAAGAGCCCCATCATATCACAATTCTTCAGCTGAAGAGAGAACTAAAGAAATGCCAG CAGGCTCTAGCTATGGATGAAGAGGTATTCAGCCAGAAGGATCATGAATTGAAGATATTGCAGAATCAGATAAAGACATTaatacaggaaaatgaagagcaGCTGGAATCTTTAAAGAAGGCTCAAGAAACACATAGATTACAG aatgaaaaaatggTGGAACAGCAAATCCTTATTGAtcagctaaaagaaaaattagagaAGTTTATGGTTGTGAAAACTTTGGACTTCTCAAGTGCTTGTGGAGATGAGCCTGCTGTTATGGCATCTGCAAGGAGGCCATACAGTGTCCCACTCACAAAGAGTCTGCTACACTCCCTTCACCCATCTTCAGGGACAGAGACCCGAAAG GTGTATACCAGTCCCCCTGCTTTTTCCCTGGCTCGGATGATGGCAGGATTCCGTGCTCGTAGCCAGATGTTACTGAGCTATATAGAAGATCAAGATGAAGTCCTTCACTGCCACCTCTCTGATCAGAGTgatgaagataaagaaaatacagacagtaaaaa GCATTCAATAAACCAAACATGGACACGAAAACAGGCTTCTCTGTGCTTTCCCTTTGAGCTAAGTGACATGAAATGTCAAGTAGACAAGTCCAGTTTATGTAACAAATCTGTGCTACGGACTGATACAGCCACAG gtGAAGAAATTGACTGCCTCCAGAAGAGTCATGTTTTTAACATGCAGAAGTTAAAGAATTCAGAATTGAGACTCACTGAGGCCAAGCAAAAAATGCGAGAACTTGCACTTaatatcaaaatgaaagaagaactTATTAAGGAATTAGTAAGAACAG TGCAACTGATCTCTTCATGGACATGTGTTTGTCACACGATGTCTGGGATAGGAGAGAAGATACGACATTGTGCTGGGAATGCTTGCATTCCCATCATAGCAGTAGAGAAGCAGGAGTCAGaagtggatgagggaaaag GTAAGGATGCACAGTCTGTAAGCAGGCAATATTCTTTGAAGATAACTAAACTGGAGCAAGAATCTGAGCAGGCCAAAATGGAACTGgctgaaacacagaagcagCTTCAGGAGCTGGAGAATAAGGAGCTGAGAGACATTCCTGAGAAAGCCAAGTTACAAAAAGAGTTCCGGAAGAAGATGGATGCAGCTAAGCTGAAAGTGCAG GCCTTACAGAAGAAGAAGCAAGACACTAAGAATCTGGCTTCTCTATCTAACCAAAGTGAAAAAAGAGCAATAGAACTTGAGCAGAACGTAGCTCAGATGAAGCATCAGCAGACCCTGCTAGAGAAAAGACTGCGTGACGAGagtgaaaaaaagaagcaactaGAAGCAGAGATTCAGCGCGACCAGCTACAAATTAAA gAACTTCAGCTTAAGATGGAACAACAACAGAAGATTCTTAAACTTAAAGACAGAGAGAttgctgcatttaaaaagaaaaatatctcgGTGGGAACTTTACAGAAATCAGAG gctttaaacaAAGATAGTATGAAATTGTCTACTCGCTTAAGTATGCTGGACCAGGAATTGTGTGATAAAGGTATGCAGCTTCAGGACAGCGCCACTGAAGATAAGACAGACATTCTGGAAAAAATTCAGGTTCTTCAGAAGGAAAGGGATCAGCTactcagaagaagaaatagtgTGGATGAGAAATTGAAAGAGGGTAAAGTGTTGTCAGCTGAA GAAGAACATGTCCTTTTCCAGCTGGAAGAAGGAATTGAAGCCCTGGAGGCTGCTATTGATTACAAGAATGAAAGTATTCAGAGTCGCCAGTACTTGCTTAGATCCTCTTCACAGATCCTTTCACAGAGTGAGGATAATGTAATAGGAAAACTAGTTTCCTTGTCTGCTGATGAGCTCAGAGCTATCCTCTTCAAATACTTTAATAAG ATTGTTGGCCTGCGAGAGTCTGAACGTAAATTACAACTGCAGACTGAAGAACAGGAAATGAAGGTCATAGACCAGGAAAACATAATACGTGAATTGGAATCTGCACTTGAGCACATCAAGTTGCAGTGTGACAGGCAGCTGACGCTACAACACagagaacatgagaaaaaactACAGCTGATACTGCATCATTTCAAag AACAAGATGGTGAAGGTATTGCAGAAACCTTGAAAGAGTATGAAGTAAAAGTCCAGCAACTGgaaaaagacttatttttctataagaaaaccagcagagagctgaagaagaaattgaagGGCTTTTTTGGAGAGTCATCCCATCAACTAATGGCACCTACTAAAT gtAACAATGCTGGTGACAGGGCATCCGGTCAAGATGAATCGCAAGCTGCTTCTGAAGAATTCAAGCTAACACATAACCCCGAAACCAACAGtcaagcaggaaaaataaaagaagcagacAGAACAAATATTCTAAGAGCACGGCAAAATTCATGCAAGCTTGGAGAAGATATATCAGAATTTGGATGCAACAAAGAGTGTTTGTCAAGCACTAGTGATGACAGAATAGGAAGAGATGAAGCTCAACCTCCAAAATCTCATCCTCAGCTACCTTCTGTCACCCACAGAAGAGAGACCATAACACAATTTCAAGGAGTAACCTCTGTTAAACTATCTCGCAGAGAGCTACGTCATATTCCTCCCTCAGAATTATCTTTGAGGCGCTCAAGCCTTGGTGCAGGTGTCAGTTTTATTGCTCCAGACTCCATCGAAATGGACAAAAAGTCTAGTATCACTAAGACATAG
- the KIF27 gene encoding kinesin-like protein KIF27 isoform X1, which yields MESGMEEIPVKVAIRVRPLLSKEVLHNHQVCVRLVPNTQQIIIGKDRVFTFDFVFGKNSTQEEVYTVCIKPLLVSLTEGYNATVFAYGQTGSGKTYTIGGGHIASVSEDEKGIIPRAIQELFQHISENHNVDFRVKVSYIEVYKEELRDLLELETSVKDLHIREDEKGNTVFEVIVGAKEFQVECADEVMSLLESGNAARHTGTTQMNEHSSRSHAIFTISICQKQSAESQKNGDVPQDSSWKSVQMIASKFHFVDLAGSERVTKTGNTGERFKESIQINSGLLALGNVISALGDPKRKSVHIPYRDAKITRILKDSLGGNAKTVMITCISPSSSDFDESLNSLKYANRAKNIRNKPVVNYNPDQDRIDEMELEIRLLREALQNQQVSNQCSHDLNQERTRISSLEEQLTRLQVQCFSYRNCLDEAFPFLVDLNDDVSLKRSHRDRLQSWINMVQEVMKEALTVQQIDAGTGTTQEPHHITILQLKRELKKCQQALAMDEEVFSQKDHELKILQNQIKTLIQENEEQLESLKKAQETHRLQNEKMVEQQILIDQLKEKLEKFMVVKTLDFSSACGDEPAVMASARRPYSVPLTKSLLHSLHPSSGTETRKVYTSPPAFSLARMMAGFRARSQMLLSYIEDQDEVLHCHLSDQSDEDKENTDSKKHSINQTWTRKQASLCFPFELSDMKCQVDKSSLCNKSVLRTDTATGEEIDCLQKSHVFNMQKLKNSELRLTEAKQKMRELALNIKMKEELIKELVRTVQLISSWTCVCHTMSGIGEKIRHCAGNACIPIIAVEKQESEVDEGKGKDAQSVSRQYSLKITKLEQESEQAKMELAETQKQLQELENKELRDIPEKAKLQKEFRKKMDAAKLKVQALQKKKQDTKNLASLSNQSEKRAIELEQNVAQMKHQQTLLEKRLRDESEKKKQLEAEIQRDQLQIKELQLKMEQQQKILKLKDREIAAFKKKNISVGTLQKSEKLEEQKKWLDEEMERILQQHQQLAELEEDLKKREAIVAKKEALLQEKSHLEIKKLRSSQALNKDSMKLSTRLSMLDQELCDKGMQLQDSATEDKTDILEKIQVLQKERDQLLRRRNSVDEKLKEGKVLSAEEEHVLFQLEEGIEALEAAIDYKNESIQSRQYLLRSSSQILSQSEDNVIGKLVSLSADELRAILFKYFNKIVGLRESERKLQLQTEEQEMKVIDQENIIRELESALEHIKLQCDRQLTLQHREHEKKLQLILHHFKEQDGEGIAETLKEYEVKVQQLEKDLFFYKKTSRELKKKLKGFFGESSHQLMAPTKCNNAGDRASGQDESQAASEEFKLTHNPETNSQAGKIKEADRTNILRARQNSCKLGEDISEFGCNKECLSSTSDDRIGRDEAQPPKSHPQLPSVTHRRETITQFQGVTSVKLSRRELRHIPPSELSLRRSSLGAGVSFIAPDSIEMDKKSSITKT from the exons ATGGAGTCCGGCATGGAGGAGATCCCAGTTAAAGTTGCAATAAGGGTCAGACCTCTGCTTTCCAAGGAAGTACTTCATAACCACCAAGTGTGCGTGAGATTAGTCCCAAATACACAACAAATTATCATTGGGAAAGACCGTGTCTTCACTTTCGATTTTGTATTTGGCAAAAACTCAACCCAGGAAGAAGTTTATACAGTTTGCATTAAACCTCTTCTAGTGTCTTTGACTGAGGGATATAATGCTACAGTATTTGCATACGGACAGACAGGTTCTGGGAAGACATACACCATTGGAGGTGGTCACATTG CATCAGTTTCAGAGGATGAAAAGGGCATAATCCCACGGGCTATTCAGGAGTTATTTCAGCATATTTCTGAAAACCATAATGTTGATTTCCGTGTGAAAGTATCTTATATAGAAGTTTACAAGGAAGAACTTCGAGATTTATTGGAGTTGGAGACCTCTGTAAAAGATTTACACATCCGAGAAGATGAAAAGGGAAATACAG tgtttgaAGTGATTGTTGGTGCTAAGGAATTCCAAGTAGAATGTGCAGATGAAGTGATGAGCCTGTTGGAAAGTGGCAATGCAGCTCGTCACACAGGCACAACACAAATGAATGAACACTCTAGTCGATCGCATGCTATTTTTACTATCAGTATTTGCCAGAAACAATCTGCAGAGTCTCAAAAAAATGGTGATGTTCCCCAGGATTCATCTTGGAAATCAGTCCAGATGATTGCTTCAAAGTTCCATTTTGTGGATTTGGCAGGATCAGAGAGGGTGACAAAGACTGGAAATACTGGTGAACGGTTCAAAGAATCAATTCAGATCAATAGTGGTTTGTTGGCCTTGGGAAATGTCATCAGCGCCCTTGGAGACCCAAAAAGGAAAAGCGTACATATTCCATACAGGGATGCTAAAATCACTCGCATTCTGAAAGACTCCCTAGGAGGAAATGCCAAGACTGTCATGATAACATGTATAAGTCCATCCTCATCAGACTTTGATGAATCTTTAAATTCGCTCAAATATGCAAACAGAGCcaaaaacattagaaataaacCAGTTGTAAACTACAACCCTGATCAAGACCGGATTGATGAAATGGAACTTGAAATCAGATTGCTCCGAGAAGCTTTGCAGAACCAACAAGTCAGTAATCAGTGTTCACATGACTTAAACCAAGAAAGAACCCGAATCAGTTCACTAGAAGAACAGCTCACCCGGCTCCAAGttcagtgcttcagctacaGAAACTGTTTAGACGAAGCCTTCCCATTCCTGGTTGATTTGAATGATGATGTTAGCTTAAAAAGAAGTCATCGGGACAGGTTGCAGAGTTGGATCAACATGGTACAGGAAGTAATGAAGGAAGCTCTCACCGTTCAGCAAATTGACGCTGGGACCGGGACCACTCAAGAGCCCCATCATATCACAATTCTTCAGCTGAAGAGAGAACTAAAGAAATGCCAG CAGGCTCTAGCTATGGATGAAGAGGTATTCAGCCAGAAGGATCATGAATTGAAGATATTGCAGAATCAGATAAAGACATTaatacaggaaaatgaagagcaGCTGGAATCTTTAAAGAAGGCTCAAGAAACACATAGATTACAG aatgaaaaaatggTGGAACAGCAAATCCTTATTGAtcagctaaaagaaaaattagagaAGTTTATGGTTGTGAAAACTTTGGACTTCTCAAGTGCTTGTGGAGATGAGCCTGCTGTTATGGCATCTGCAAGGAGGCCATACAGTGTCCCACTCACAAAGAGTCTGCTACACTCCCTTCACCCATCTTCAGGGACAGAGACCCGAAAG GTGTATACCAGTCCCCCTGCTTTTTCCCTGGCTCGGATGATGGCAGGATTCCGTGCTCGTAGCCAGATGTTACTGAGCTATATAGAAGATCAAGATGAAGTCCTTCACTGCCACCTCTCTGATCAGAGTgatgaagataaagaaaatacagacagtaaaaa GCATTCAATAAACCAAACATGGACACGAAAACAGGCTTCTCTGTGCTTTCCCTTTGAGCTAAGTGACATGAAATGTCAAGTAGACAAGTCCAGTTTATGTAACAAATCTGTGCTACGGACTGATACAGCCACAG gtGAAGAAATTGACTGCCTCCAGAAGAGTCATGTTTTTAACATGCAGAAGTTAAAGAATTCAGAATTGAGACTCACTGAGGCCAAGCAAAAAATGCGAGAACTTGCACTTaatatcaaaatgaaagaagaactTATTAAGGAATTAGTAAGAACAG TGCAACTGATCTCTTCATGGACATGTGTTTGTCACACGATGTCTGGGATAGGAGAGAAGATACGACATTGTGCTGGGAATGCTTGCATTCCCATCATAGCAGTAGAGAAGCAGGAGTCAGaagtggatgagggaaaag GTAAGGATGCACAGTCTGTAAGCAGGCAATATTCTTTGAAGATAACTAAACTGGAGCAAGAATCTGAGCAGGCCAAAATGGAACTGgctgaaacacagaagcagCTTCAGGAGCTGGAGAATAAGGAGCTGAGAGACATTCCTGAGAAAGCCAAGTTACAAAAAGAGTTCCGGAAGAAGATGGATGCAGCTAAGCTGAAAGTGCAG GCCTTACAGAAGAAGAAGCAAGACACTAAGAATCTGGCTTCTCTATCTAACCAAAGTGAAAAAAGAGCAATAGAACTTGAGCAGAACGTAGCTCAGATGAAGCATCAGCAGACCCTGCTAGAGAAAAGACTGCGTGACGAGagtgaaaaaaagaagcaactaGAAGCAGAGATTCAGCGCGACCAGCTACAAATTAAA gAACTTCAGCTTAAGATGGAACAACAACAGAAGATTCTTAAACTTAAAGACAGAGAGAttgctgcatttaaaaagaaaaatatctcgGTGGGAACTTTACAGAAATCAGAG AAATTagaagagcaaaagaaatggctggatgaagaaatggaaagaattCTTCAACAGCACCAACAGTTAGCGGAACTagaagaagatttaaaaaaaagagaagccatTGTAGCCAAAAAAGAAGCATTATTGCAAGAGAAAAGCCACCTAGAAATCAAGAAACTGAGATCTAGCCAg gctttaaacaAAGATAGTATGAAATTGTCTACTCGCTTAAGTATGCTGGACCAGGAATTGTGTGATAAAGGTATGCAGCTTCAGGACAGCGCCACTGAAGATAAGACAGACATTCTGGAAAAAATTCAGGTTCTTCAGAAGGAAAGGGATCAGCTactcagaagaagaaatagtgTGGATGAGAAATTGAAAGAGGGTAAAGTGTTGTCAGCTGAA GAAGAACATGTCCTTTTCCAGCTGGAAGAAGGAATTGAAGCCCTGGAGGCTGCTATTGATTACAAGAATGAAAGTATTCAGAGTCGCCAGTACTTGCTTAGATCCTCTTCACAGATCCTTTCACAGAGTGAGGATAATGTAATAGGAAAACTAGTTTCCTTGTCTGCTGATGAGCTCAGAGCTATCCTCTTCAAATACTTTAATAAG ATTGTTGGCCTGCGAGAGTCTGAACGTAAATTACAACTGCAGACTGAAGAACAGGAAATGAAGGTCATAGACCAGGAAAACATAATACGTGAATTGGAATCTGCACTTGAGCACATCAAGTTGCAGTGTGACAGGCAGCTGACGCTACAACACagagaacatgagaaaaaactACAGCTGATACTGCATCATTTCAAag AACAAGATGGTGAAGGTATTGCAGAAACCTTGAAAGAGTATGAAGTAAAAGTCCAGCAACTGgaaaaagacttatttttctataagaaaaccagcagagagctgaagaagaaattgaagGGCTTTTTTGGAGAGTCATCCCATCAACTAATGGCACCTACTAAAT gtAACAATGCTGGTGACAGGGCATCCGGTCAAGATGAATCGCAAGCTGCTTCTGAAGAATTCAAGCTAACACATAACCCCGAAACCAACAGtcaagcaggaaaaataaaagaagcagacAGAACAAATATTCTAAGAGCACGGCAAAATTCATGCAAGCTTGGAGAAGATATATCAGAATTTGGATGCAACAAAGAGTGTTTGTCAAGCACTAGTGATGACAGAATAGGAAGAGATGAAGCTCAACCTCCAAAATCTCATCCTCAGCTACCTTCTGTCACCCACAGAAGAGAGACCATAACACAATTTCAAGGAGTAACCTCTGTTAAACTATCTCGCAGAGAGCTACGTCATATTCCTCCCTCAGAATTATCTTTGAGGCGCTCAAGCCTTGGTGCAGGTGTCAGTTTTATTGCTCCAGACTCCATCGAAATGGACAAAAAGTCTAGTATCACTAAGACATAG